The following proteins come from a genomic window of Puntigrus tetrazona isolate hp1 chromosome 15, ASM1883169v1, whole genome shotgun sequence:
- the limk1a gene encoding LIM domain kinase 1a isoform X2 has product MAFRHRRGRAAAEMSRVLSDRPAAQQQKVQMISCRNRRYRRLKGSECCECRASLSHWYYEKDSRLFCKKDYWAKFGELCHGCSEPITTGLIMVAGEQKYHPECFTCLSCRAFIGDGDTYALVERSKLYCGHCYYQTIVTPVTLPDSPCSRIPHTVTLVSIPASTDGKRGFSVSIDQGPSPNGFSPEHTHTVRVSEVDPECISPDVKNSIHVGDRILEINGTPIQNVPLDEIDLLIQETSRLLQLTIEHDPHDHGPSGDQVDGPTPPSEEPSPITPITRPPSQDINNLRSRIITRSYSIDKSPCSSNTPSPLSLRKDIGRSESLRVVSNRTHRIFRASDLIHGEVLGKGCFGQAIKVTHRETGEVMVMKELIRFDEETQRTFLKEVKVMRCLDHPNVLKFIGVLYKDKRLNFIAEYIKGGTLRDIIKNMDSDYPWKQRVSFAKDISSGMAYLHSMNIIHRDLNSHNCLVRENNSVVVADFGLSRLMVEDKNPDKLSSGQIPGVRKPDRRKRYTVVGNPYWMAPEMIHGKSYDEKVDIFSFGIMLCEIIGRVNADPDFLPRAMDFGLNVSEFLDDHCPTDCPSTFFPMAALCCDLDAEKRPAFVKLESWLENLKMHLEMGLHLVSELELIHQDFWRKHSRSKNGLHTHPE; this is encoded by the exons ATGGCGTTCCGGCATCGCAGAGGAAG agcagcggCAGAGATGAGCAGGGTCCTGAGTGATCGTCCAGCAGCGCAGCAGCAGAAGGTCCAGATGATCTCCTGCAGGAACCGCCGCTATCGTCGTCTCAAAGGCTCCGA GTGCTGTGAGTGCAGGGCGTCTCTCTCTCACTGGTACTATGAGAAGGACAGCCGGCTCTTCTGTAAGAAGGACTACTGGGCTAAGTTCGGGGAGCTGTGTCACGGCTGCTCGGAGCCCATCACCACCGGACTCATCATG GTCGCTGGAGAACAGAAATATCACCCAGAATGCTTCACCTGCCTGAGCTGCCGAGCGTTCATCGGTGATGGAGACACGTATGCTCTGGTGGAGCGATCCAAACTGTACTG TGGACACTGCTATTATCAGACGATCGTGACCCCGGTCACTCTGCCCGACTCGCCCTGCTCCAGGATCCCTCACACCGTCACGCTCGTGTCCATTCCTGCCTCCACCGACGGGAAACGAGGCTTCTCCGTGTCCATCGATCAGGGCCCCAGTCCCAACGGCTTCAGccccgaacacacacacaccgtcagaGTCTCAGA GGTGGACCCAGAGTGCATCAGTCCAGACGTCAAGAACTCTATTCATGTTGGCGACCGGATCCTGGAGATCAATGGAACCCCGATCCAGAACGTTCCTCTGGACGAG ATTGATCTGCTGATTCAGGAGACCAGTCGTCTTCTGCAGCTGACCATTGAACATGACCCTCATGATCACGGGCCCTCGGGGGACCAGGTGGACGGACCCACGCCGCCGTCTGAGGAGCCCAGTCCCATCACGCCCATCACACGGCCGCCCAGCCAGGACATCAACAACCTGCGCTCGCGGATCATCAC GCGCAGCTACAGCATCGATAAATCCCCATGCTCCAGTAACACTCCGTCCCCGCTGTCTCTGAGGAAAGACATCGGCCGCTCCGAGTCGCTGAGGGTCGTGTCCAACCGCACGCACCGAATCTTCAGAGCCTCCGACCTGATCCACGGAGAGGTGCTGGGCAAGGGCTGCTTCGGACAGGCCATAAAG gtgacacacagagagacaggagaggTGATGGTGATGAAGGAACTCATTCGATTCGACGAGGAAACGCAGAGGACCTTCCTCAAAGAG GTGAAGGTCATGAGATGTTTGGATCATCCTAACGTTCTGAAGTTCATCGGCGTCCTCTACAAAGACAAGCGGCTCAACTTCATCGCCGAGTACATCAAAGGAGGAACGCTGAGAGACATCATCAAgaatatg GACAGTGACTATCCGTGGAAGCAGAGAGTGAGTTTTGCTAAGGACATTTCCTCTGGGATG GCGTACCTTCACTCCATGAACATCATCCACAGAGACCTCAACTCACACAACTGTCTGGTCAGAGAg AATAACAGTGTCGTTGTGGCGGATTTTGGACTGTCCCGACTCATGGTGGAGGACAAGAATCCAGACAAGCTGTCCTCGGGACAGATCCCGGGCGTGAGGAAACCCGACAGGAGAAAGAGATACACCGTGGTGGGAAACCCGTACTGGATGGCTCCCGAGATGATTCACG GGAAGAGCTACGATGAGAAGGTGGACATCTTCTCGTTTGGCATCATGCTGTGTGAG ATCATCGGCCGAGTCAACGCCGATCCCGACTTCTTGCCCCGCGCCATGGACTTTGGGCTGAACGTGAGCGAGTTTTTGGACGATCACTGCCCGACTGACTGCCCCTCCACGTTCTTTCCCATGGCAGCGCTCTGCTGTGATCTGGACGCTGAGAAGCG GCCTGCGTTTGTGAAGCTGGAGTCGTGGCTGGAGAACCTGAAGATGCACCTGGAGATGGGTCTTCACCTGGTGTCCGAGCTGGAGCTCATTCATCAGGACTTCTGGAGGAAGCACTCGAGGAGCAAGAACGGCCTCCACACGCACCCAGAGTAA
- the limk1a gene encoding LIM domain kinase 1a isoform X1, whose product MRLMLLCCSWKDERMGEEEAGGRLPECAGCSQRIYDEQYLQALDTDWHTLCFRCCECRASLSHWYYEKDSRLFCKKDYWAKFGELCHGCSEPITTGLIMVAGEQKYHPECFTCLSCRAFIGDGDTYALVERSKLYCGHCYYQTIVTPVTLPDSPCSRIPHTVTLVSIPASTDGKRGFSVSIDQGPSPNGFSPEHTHTVRVSEVDPECISPDVKNSIHVGDRILEINGTPIQNVPLDEIDLLIQETSRLLQLTIEHDPHDHGPSGDQVDGPTPPSEEPSPITPITRPPSQDINNLRSRIITRSYSIDKSPCSSNTPSPLSLRKDIGRSESLRVVSNRTHRIFRASDLIHGEVLGKGCFGQAIKVTHRETGEVMVMKELIRFDEETQRTFLKEVKVMRCLDHPNVLKFIGVLYKDKRLNFIAEYIKGGTLRDIIKNMDSDYPWKQRVSFAKDISSGMAYLHSMNIIHRDLNSHNCLVRENNSVVVADFGLSRLMVEDKNPDKLSSGQIPGVRKPDRRKRYTVVGNPYWMAPEMIHGKSYDEKVDIFSFGIMLCEIIGRVNADPDFLPRAMDFGLNVSEFLDDHCPTDCPSTFFPMAALCCDLDAEKRPAFVKLESWLENLKMHLEMGLHLVSELELIHQDFWRKHSRSKNGLHTHPE is encoded by the exons GTGCTGTGAGTGCAGGGCGTCTCTCTCTCACTGGTACTATGAGAAGGACAGCCGGCTCTTCTGTAAGAAGGACTACTGGGCTAAGTTCGGGGAGCTGTGTCACGGCTGCTCGGAGCCCATCACCACCGGACTCATCATG GTCGCTGGAGAACAGAAATATCACCCAGAATGCTTCACCTGCCTGAGCTGCCGAGCGTTCATCGGTGATGGAGACACGTATGCTCTGGTGGAGCGATCCAAACTGTACTG TGGACACTGCTATTATCAGACGATCGTGACCCCGGTCACTCTGCCCGACTCGCCCTGCTCCAGGATCCCTCACACCGTCACGCTCGTGTCCATTCCTGCCTCCACCGACGGGAAACGAGGCTTCTCCGTGTCCATCGATCAGGGCCCCAGTCCCAACGGCTTCAGccccgaacacacacacaccgtcagaGTCTCAGA GGTGGACCCAGAGTGCATCAGTCCAGACGTCAAGAACTCTATTCATGTTGGCGACCGGATCCTGGAGATCAATGGAACCCCGATCCAGAACGTTCCTCTGGACGAG ATTGATCTGCTGATTCAGGAGACCAGTCGTCTTCTGCAGCTGACCATTGAACATGACCCTCATGATCACGGGCCCTCGGGGGACCAGGTGGACGGACCCACGCCGCCGTCTGAGGAGCCCAGTCCCATCACGCCCATCACACGGCCGCCCAGCCAGGACATCAACAACCTGCGCTCGCGGATCATCAC GCGCAGCTACAGCATCGATAAATCCCCATGCTCCAGTAACACTCCGTCCCCGCTGTCTCTGAGGAAAGACATCGGCCGCTCCGAGTCGCTGAGGGTCGTGTCCAACCGCACGCACCGAATCTTCAGAGCCTCCGACCTGATCCACGGAGAGGTGCTGGGCAAGGGCTGCTTCGGACAGGCCATAAAG gtgacacacagagagacaggagaggTGATGGTGATGAAGGAACTCATTCGATTCGACGAGGAAACGCAGAGGACCTTCCTCAAAGAG GTGAAGGTCATGAGATGTTTGGATCATCCTAACGTTCTGAAGTTCATCGGCGTCCTCTACAAAGACAAGCGGCTCAACTTCATCGCCGAGTACATCAAAGGAGGAACGCTGAGAGACATCATCAAgaatatg GACAGTGACTATCCGTGGAAGCAGAGAGTGAGTTTTGCTAAGGACATTTCCTCTGGGATG GCGTACCTTCACTCCATGAACATCATCCACAGAGACCTCAACTCACACAACTGTCTGGTCAGAGAg AATAACAGTGTCGTTGTGGCGGATTTTGGACTGTCCCGACTCATGGTGGAGGACAAGAATCCAGACAAGCTGTCCTCGGGACAGATCCCGGGCGTGAGGAAACCCGACAGGAGAAAGAGATACACCGTGGTGGGAAACCCGTACTGGATGGCTCCCGAGATGATTCACG GGAAGAGCTACGATGAGAAGGTGGACATCTTCTCGTTTGGCATCATGCTGTGTGAG ATCATCGGCCGAGTCAACGCCGATCCCGACTTCTTGCCCCGCGCCATGGACTTTGGGCTGAACGTGAGCGAGTTTTTGGACGATCACTGCCCGACTGACTGCCCCTCCACGTTCTTTCCCATGGCAGCGCTCTGCTGTGATCTGGACGCTGAGAAGCG GCCTGCGTTTGTGAAGCTGGAGTCGTGGCTGGAGAACCTGAAGATGCACCTGGAGATGGGTCTTCACCTGGTGTCCGAGCTGGAGCTCATTCATCAGGACTTCTGGAGGAAGCACTCGAGGAGCAAGAACGGCCTCCACACGCACCCAGAGTAA
- the limk1a gene encoding LIM domain kinase 1a isoform X3, with protein MAFRHRRGRCCECRASLSHWYYEKDSRLFCKKDYWAKFGELCHGCSEPITTGLIMVAGEQKYHPECFTCLSCRAFIGDGDTYALVERSKLYCGHCYYQTIVTPVTLPDSPCSRIPHTVTLVSIPASTDGKRGFSVSIDQGPSPNGFSPEHTHTVRVSEVDPECISPDVKNSIHVGDRILEINGTPIQNVPLDEIDLLIQETSRLLQLTIEHDPHDHGPSGDQVDGPTPPSEEPSPITPITRPPSQDINNLRSRIITRSYSIDKSPCSSNTPSPLSLRKDIGRSESLRVVSNRTHRIFRASDLIHGEVLGKGCFGQAIKVTHRETGEVMVMKELIRFDEETQRTFLKEVKVMRCLDHPNVLKFIGVLYKDKRLNFIAEYIKGGTLRDIIKNMDSDYPWKQRVSFAKDISSGMAYLHSMNIIHRDLNSHNCLVRENNSVVVADFGLSRLMVEDKNPDKLSSGQIPGVRKPDRRKRYTVVGNPYWMAPEMIHGKSYDEKVDIFSFGIMLCEIIGRVNADPDFLPRAMDFGLNVSEFLDDHCPTDCPSTFFPMAALCCDLDAEKRPAFVKLESWLENLKMHLEMGLHLVSELELIHQDFWRKHSRSKNGLHTHPE; from the exons ATGGCGTTCCGGCATCGCAGAGGAAG GTGCTGTGAGTGCAGGGCGTCTCTCTCTCACTGGTACTATGAGAAGGACAGCCGGCTCTTCTGTAAGAAGGACTACTGGGCTAAGTTCGGGGAGCTGTGTCACGGCTGCTCGGAGCCCATCACCACCGGACTCATCATG GTCGCTGGAGAACAGAAATATCACCCAGAATGCTTCACCTGCCTGAGCTGCCGAGCGTTCATCGGTGATGGAGACACGTATGCTCTGGTGGAGCGATCCAAACTGTACTG TGGACACTGCTATTATCAGACGATCGTGACCCCGGTCACTCTGCCCGACTCGCCCTGCTCCAGGATCCCTCACACCGTCACGCTCGTGTCCATTCCTGCCTCCACCGACGGGAAACGAGGCTTCTCCGTGTCCATCGATCAGGGCCCCAGTCCCAACGGCTTCAGccccgaacacacacacaccgtcagaGTCTCAGA GGTGGACCCAGAGTGCATCAGTCCAGACGTCAAGAACTCTATTCATGTTGGCGACCGGATCCTGGAGATCAATGGAACCCCGATCCAGAACGTTCCTCTGGACGAG ATTGATCTGCTGATTCAGGAGACCAGTCGTCTTCTGCAGCTGACCATTGAACATGACCCTCATGATCACGGGCCCTCGGGGGACCAGGTGGACGGACCCACGCCGCCGTCTGAGGAGCCCAGTCCCATCACGCCCATCACACGGCCGCCCAGCCAGGACATCAACAACCTGCGCTCGCGGATCATCAC GCGCAGCTACAGCATCGATAAATCCCCATGCTCCAGTAACACTCCGTCCCCGCTGTCTCTGAGGAAAGACATCGGCCGCTCCGAGTCGCTGAGGGTCGTGTCCAACCGCACGCACCGAATCTTCAGAGCCTCCGACCTGATCCACGGAGAGGTGCTGGGCAAGGGCTGCTTCGGACAGGCCATAAAG gtgacacacagagagacaggagaggTGATGGTGATGAAGGAACTCATTCGATTCGACGAGGAAACGCAGAGGACCTTCCTCAAAGAG GTGAAGGTCATGAGATGTTTGGATCATCCTAACGTTCTGAAGTTCATCGGCGTCCTCTACAAAGACAAGCGGCTCAACTTCATCGCCGAGTACATCAAAGGAGGAACGCTGAGAGACATCATCAAgaatatg GACAGTGACTATCCGTGGAAGCAGAGAGTGAGTTTTGCTAAGGACATTTCCTCTGGGATG GCGTACCTTCACTCCATGAACATCATCCACAGAGACCTCAACTCACACAACTGTCTGGTCAGAGAg AATAACAGTGTCGTTGTGGCGGATTTTGGACTGTCCCGACTCATGGTGGAGGACAAGAATCCAGACAAGCTGTCCTCGGGACAGATCCCGGGCGTGAGGAAACCCGACAGGAGAAAGAGATACACCGTGGTGGGAAACCCGTACTGGATGGCTCCCGAGATGATTCACG GGAAGAGCTACGATGAGAAGGTGGACATCTTCTCGTTTGGCATCATGCTGTGTGAG ATCATCGGCCGAGTCAACGCCGATCCCGACTTCTTGCCCCGCGCCATGGACTTTGGGCTGAACGTGAGCGAGTTTTTGGACGATCACTGCCCGACTGACTGCCCCTCCACGTTCTTTCCCATGGCAGCGCTCTGCTGTGATCTGGACGCTGAGAAGCG GCCTGCGTTTGTGAAGCTGGAGTCGTGGCTGGAGAACCTGAAGATGCACCTGGAGATGGGTCTTCACCTGGTGTCCGAGCTGGAGCTCATTCATCAGGACTTCTGGAGGAAGCACTCGAGGAGCAAGAACGGCCTCCACACGCACCCAGAGTAA
- the limk1a gene encoding LIM domain kinase 1a isoform X4, with protein MVGDVFYWGFCCLRLWKREKKVAGEQKYHPECFTCLSCRAFIGDGDTYALVERSKLYCGHCYYQTIVTPVTLPDSPCSRIPHTVTLVSIPASTDGKRGFSVSIDQGPSPNGFSPEHTHTVRVSEVDPECISPDVKNSIHVGDRILEINGTPIQNVPLDEIDLLIQETSRLLQLTIEHDPHDHGPSGDQVDGPTPPSEEPSPITPITRPPSQDINNLRSRIITRSYSIDKSPCSSNTPSPLSLRKDIGRSESLRVVSNRTHRIFRASDLIHGEVLGKGCFGQAIKVTHRETGEVMVMKELIRFDEETQRTFLKEVKVMRCLDHPNVLKFIGVLYKDKRLNFIAEYIKGGTLRDIIKNMDSDYPWKQRVSFAKDISSGMAYLHSMNIIHRDLNSHNCLVRENNSVVVADFGLSRLMVEDKNPDKLSSGQIPGVRKPDRRKRYTVVGNPYWMAPEMIHGKSYDEKVDIFSFGIMLCEIIGRVNADPDFLPRAMDFGLNVSEFLDDHCPTDCPSTFFPMAALCCDLDAEKRPAFVKLESWLENLKMHLEMGLHLVSELELIHQDFWRKHSRSKNGLHTHPE; from the exons ATGGTCGGAGATGTGTTTTACTGGGGCTTCTGCTGTCTGAGACTctggaagagagagaagaag GTCGCTGGAGAACAGAAATATCACCCAGAATGCTTCACCTGCCTGAGCTGCCGAGCGTTCATCGGTGATGGAGACACGTATGCTCTGGTGGAGCGATCCAAACTGTACTG TGGACACTGCTATTATCAGACGATCGTGACCCCGGTCACTCTGCCCGACTCGCCCTGCTCCAGGATCCCTCACACCGTCACGCTCGTGTCCATTCCTGCCTCCACCGACGGGAAACGAGGCTTCTCCGTGTCCATCGATCAGGGCCCCAGTCCCAACGGCTTCAGccccgaacacacacacaccgtcagaGTCTCAGA GGTGGACCCAGAGTGCATCAGTCCAGACGTCAAGAACTCTATTCATGTTGGCGACCGGATCCTGGAGATCAATGGAACCCCGATCCAGAACGTTCCTCTGGACGAG ATTGATCTGCTGATTCAGGAGACCAGTCGTCTTCTGCAGCTGACCATTGAACATGACCCTCATGATCACGGGCCCTCGGGGGACCAGGTGGACGGACCCACGCCGCCGTCTGAGGAGCCCAGTCCCATCACGCCCATCACACGGCCGCCCAGCCAGGACATCAACAACCTGCGCTCGCGGATCATCAC GCGCAGCTACAGCATCGATAAATCCCCATGCTCCAGTAACACTCCGTCCCCGCTGTCTCTGAGGAAAGACATCGGCCGCTCCGAGTCGCTGAGGGTCGTGTCCAACCGCACGCACCGAATCTTCAGAGCCTCCGACCTGATCCACGGAGAGGTGCTGGGCAAGGGCTGCTTCGGACAGGCCATAAAG gtgacacacagagagacaggagaggTGATGGTGATGAAGGAACTCATTCGATTCGACGAGGAAACGCAGAGGACCTTCCTCAAAGAG GTGAAGGTCATGAGATGTTTGGATCATCCTAACGTTCTGAAGTTCATCGGCGTCCTCTACAAAGACAAGCGGCTCAACTTCATCGCCGAGTACATCAAAGGAGGAACGCTGAGAGACATCATCAAgaatatg GACAGTGACTATCCGTGGAAGCAGAGAGTGAGTTTTGCTAAGGACATTTCCTCTGGGATG GCGTACCTTCACTCCATGAACATCATCCACAGAGACCTCAACTCACACAACTGTCTGGTCAGAGAg AATAACAGTGTCGTTGTGGCGGATTTTGGACTGTCCCGACTCATGGTGGAGGACAAGAATCCAGACAAGCTGTCCTCGGGACAGATCCCGGGCGTGAGGAAACCCGACAGGAGAAAGAGATACACCGTGGTGGGAAACCCGTACTGGATGGCTCCCGAGATGATTCACG GGAAGAGCTACGATGAGAAGGTGGACATCTTCTCGTTTGGCATCATGCTGTGTGAG ATCATCGGCCGAGTCAACGCCGATCCCGACTTCTTGCCCCGCGCCATGGACTTTGGGCTGAACGTGAGCGAGTTTTTGGACGATCACTGCCCGACTGACTGCCCCTCCACGTTCTTTCCCATGGCAGCGCTCTGCTGTGATCTGGACGCTGAGAAGCG GCCTGCGTTTGTGAAGCTGGAGTCGTGGCTGGAGAACCTGAAGATGCACCTGGAGATGGGTCTTCACCTGGTGTCCGAGCTGGAGCTCATTCATCAGGACTTCTGGAGGAAGCACTCGAGGAGCAAGAACGGCCTCCACACGCACCCAGAGTAA